Genomic window (Gadus chalcogrammus isolate NIFS_2021 chromosome 3, NIFS_Gcha_1.0, whole genome shotgun sequence):
GGTTATGTCTGTTATATACATTAACAAAAATATTTGTCCTCCAAAGTtgaggaaaaaaaggaaagttGGAATATTTGGGGTTTTGGAGTTATTTTACAATCAGAAAAAATAAGTTAAAAAGAGCTATAAGAAGTTAGGTAGCAGTTAATTTCTCTAATTTCAttgtttattcaaaataattaaaaaagagTTTCTAAAGTTTATTAGGAATAATCTAAAGCAAAGCAAATTCAAATGAGGTAAATGACGTTATTATATCTCCGCTGTGTCTCAATTATCTTATATTCTCACGTTGCTTCTGATAGTGCAAGTCCAAATGTCTGCCTACTACAGATATGACCCGGGAACCCTACTACAGAATTCTCAGTGTCTTTCGCTATAGGTAACTGCAAATATATCCCTGTCTATTTCTTTTAATATTTTAGTCACCACAGAGTTGACTGAAAAGTTGCTGTTAACCATTAGCCACTTGTAATAAAAAGATCAAATAGAGCGGAAGACAGTTGGGTCTTATCTCTGACTAAACATCTGACAATCTGAAGATCCCCTAACAAATGAAGGCATTGTTCTAAGCAGCATCTGTGTAAATGATAAAACAAGAATCGGTCCAGTAACCACAACCCAGCATAAAATACATCATGGTGAACATGAAGACAGATGTATGGCTACTTATCTATATTGGCCAcgtgtgtggacacacacacatgcaaacacactttAATTTACACaaacacggatacacacacacatgattatgCTCGACCTTCACcttcaaacacaaatgcactcaAACATATGCAAATACACTCCCATGTTCACAAGCActtatacataaacacacacacacaaacacagtgctaCACATAAAGTGattcacacactcataaacacacaccgacacatatgcacacacctaGGTATAGATTTTATTGTTTTACTGTGTACTCATGATAACCATGCCTCAACCATCAATCATTTACAGGCCTTACTGTTGTACTCCCCCTCAACCCTGCTAAAATGTAGATATTGGTAACtcttcagtaataaaaaaaggtttaagGGGGCGGTGAACCCAAAAGCCTTGGTAGTCATGGCTGAATCCTGATATATCAGTGTTTAATGTTAGGAATGATAGGTAGGAAACTCGGGCGGAAGGTAGCCCAAAGGTTATAGAAACAAACTTGAACAACCCAAAGTTTgctggttcgattccctagcCCGATGGATGATTTGGCAGAAGGACATCTTCTCAGAGTCAATATCAGACACAAGCTCCTTCCATAGTGGTCACTGTGCTCTTTCACATGGTTCTGATTTTGGGTATGGGTTTCGTTGTGTGCAGGCTTAATAAGGGagtattatatttatttcacaTTTATAAAGATCCATTTGAGGCAGGGACATAATGAAGTAGCATTTCTTCGTTTTTCTGATATGATTTGAGTCAGGGGAGGGCAGAATGATTTaatctaaaagaaaaaaaatccttcatcCAGATTTCAACCATAACATATATTTTCTTGGATGACTTTAGTTCTCAACTAAAATTAATCCTGTGAGACCTTTCAGCATATAAACCATTTACAATACTTAAAGTTAGTCTTATTCAAACCCACACTGAAAAGTGACAAAGTAAACAACTAAATCAACTCATCTAGCCTTACCGAACTTCAATCTATCTAGTTCATCTAGTTTTTAATGCTCAGAATAAGGGTCTGGCAGACACAGATCATTCAAGTCTGTTCTACTCCATTAATATAACACTGAATATATATAACTGAATTTCATTTGATTTGATGCAAATGAAATTCAGATGGAAATTCAGTAGCTTAATCGGGTTCAAAATATCTCTTCTCTCTGAGAATACTTTTGGAAATTTTCCGTGACAAAATGAGGCGGTAATAATCAGAAAAGTAACTAAAGTTCAACTCACTTTCAGACAGAACCCTAACTGTTCCAATCCGTCCATGAGCAGTGGGACAGTGTGTGCGATTGTACTTACTTTGCCTTGCCATGTGTGTTTCTAATCTGGGATCAAAgatcaaaaatatgttttttctttttgggttCACTGCCGCTTTAACTTTTGAATGataactgtaaacacacacacacacacacacacacacacacacacacacacacacacacacacacacacacacacacacacacacacacacacacacacacacacacacacacacacacacacacatattgaaaTTCTGCACGGCACTTTGTCGCTCATCTGATAGCAGATGTCTGTACGCAATTGAAGGAGCAtatcaaataaattaaaaggaCATTCATGTCACCTGTCATTCCAGAAAGTCTCGGACATGACCTTCAAGGAGGGGGCGGAGTTTAAGATCCGGTTGAAGCCTAATGATGATGGAAACAGGTGAATGAGGATGGAGCTACAATATAAATAGGCCCTACATGATTAAATGTGTATAAGTAACAATAACATTAAATAACATCatacattcattaattattaacTGTGAACAACATATTAGGCTTATCAATACACAAGTGAAATTATTTTTGTATCAGAACATCGTGTTATTAAATAAAACCCCTATGTACGGGGGGCACCCTTTGGATTATGCTAAAAACAGCATTACAGTAAACGTGATGCTATAAAAGTTATGCTATATGACGTTATTACAGTGAAACTATTTTCCCTATAGGCCTATTTGTATCAACATATTGTGGCACACGCCCCATATTATGCAGGCTATCGTCTATCCAGCCGGTTCTCATTCACTGTCCCCCTTTATACCCCTGTAGGTTCTCAATCAATGTTGGTCACGATTCGGACAACATCGCGCTGCACTTCAACCCGCGGTTCGACGAGAATGTGATCGTCTGCAACTCCTTGTCGGGCGGCAGCTGGGGGGAGGAGTACAGGGAGGGATCCCTGTCCTTCAACCGCGGAGAGGAGTGCAaggtgtgtacagtgtgtgtgtttacaatgTGTGGATACACAGGGTGTTTTTACAATGCAtctttgtgactgtgtgtgtgtgtgtgtgtgtgtttgattgccCCATTGCTTGTAAGCGATACCGCCCACTTCTATAGGAGCAGAATGATTAAAATTGCCTATTTTTCAATAGTACATAGATTTCAGTTTAAATTTTGATAGATCAATATTGTCCTGAATCTGTATGTAAATGCCTTAGGGACGAGATAGCTTGTTTCCTTCCTGTTCACCACAAACAATAATAAGGCATTAAAATGTCCTGTTGATAGGCCAAGCTATAAAATGACATCAGCGTGTA
Coding sequences:
- the lgals2b gene encoding lectin, galactoside-binding, soluble, 2b — encoded protein: MKVSDMTFKEGAEFKIRLKPNDDGNRFSINVGHDSDNIALHFNPRFDENVIVCNSLSGGSWGEEYREGSLSFNRGEECKFYINFTMEYFFIKLPDGSTMSFPNRLGDIKYKFFEVHGDARIVGIKIK